The Apium graveolens cultivar Ventura chromosome 10, ASM990537v1, whole genome shotgun sequence nucleotide sequence ATGAAAAAATTAGCATCTGTAAATTACTTAAATCAGCAATGGAATCAGGAACCTCTCCATACAATTGGTTATTGTTGAGAGCAAGAGTTTCCAGCAGCGATAACTTTCCAATCTCAGGTGGAATAGCTCCACTAAGATTGTTGTAGAACAAATTTAAGGTTACCAATTTGGTGAGTTTCCCAACTGATTCCGGAATTGAACCTGCTAGATTGTTTCCAGATAGGTCTAGTTCCAGAAGATCTTTCAAATTTCCAATCTCACTAGGAATCGGTCCTGTGAGGTCATTACCATACAGGTACAGGTATGTCAGATTTGTTAGCAGACCAATTTCAGGAGGAATGTTTCCGGTGAAGCTGTTGTGTTGAATCTGCAGTGATGTTAACATGGTCCAGTTGCTAATGAAATGAGGTGAGAGCTCACCGGACAGAAAATTATCCGACAGTCCTAGTTCAGAAATTTGTCTAAGATTTGAAAGGGACAAAGGCAAAGTTCCAGTTAGCATATTGACAGCTAGAGCCAAGAAGGGGAGCCTGGTACACAATCCAAGCTCGGAAGGAATACTAGAGTTCAAATAATTTTCATCAAGATCAAGTGTTTGAAGCTTCCTCAGTTGACCTATGGAAGAAGGAATATTTCCCTCAAATGAATTGTTATACAATTCAAGAAACTGAAGGTTATGTAAACGACCTATACTGTAAGGAATAGACCCCGAGAAGTTATTCCTCCCTAGGCGAAGTTCTTTGAGCTTGGATAGTTTGGATATTTTCTTTGGCAATGAGCCTtgaaataaattatcagtaagACTGAGAACTTCAAGATTATCCAAATGGGTAAAAACTGATTGAGGTATGTAGCCTGACAACTTATTCTGCGACAAATCAAGAATAGTTAACTTCCTAGAACTGATTACAAAAGATGGAAATTCTAAAGAAAGTTCATTATAATATAAATTGAGGTGTGTCAAAGATGGCATGTCCAAAAATTTGGACCAGTTTGGATCAACCAAATTGTTTGATCCCAAGTCTAGAAATTTTAACTTTTGAAGATGACTAATTTGGTAAGGAATAGTACCATTGAGATAGTTGTCATCGAAGTTAAGGTACTGAAGTTGTATTAGATTTCCAATATCTACAGGTATACTATCTGAAAAGTTGTTGCTGCTGAGGTCCAAGACAGTAAGTTTTGGAAATGAAGAGAAACTGAAGTGAGCTAGTGATCCTGTGAGTTTCTGATTAGAAATGTTGAGCTTCGAAACCCATCCTGCAATATTGCATGTAATGCCATTCCATTTGCAGAGGTTCTTACGATTGTTTAGGGACCAAGAATCGAGTGAAGAAGATGGTGATAAACTGTTCTTCCATTTGACAAGAGCTTCTGCTTCAGATGTTGGTGATGAAATGACATAAAGTGGAAGTATAGGGATGAAAAGAACATGAAATAGGAGAAGAACAAGAGGCTTGTGAGCTATTCCCATTCCTTTATATGTTTGGCTTGTTACTTTGTTTCTGTATTTGTTAAGAGTGCTGGAAGATATCATAAGACTTATAGGAATGTTGTCCCAGAAGCACAGACTTAAACATTCAGTACCATTAAACTGATtatatttctttgacttcagaTTTACTTGGTCCTTCACACATGTGAATAGGATTATCATATCGCATTTTACCTCAAATATATTATGTAGAGAAGCAACACCAACTATCCATTTAGAAAAATGTAGCCTTCTGAGATCAAAATGTCAACTCAAGACTTTTGACAAAAAAAATTGTCAACTCAAGACTTACAAAAGCATAAATTTGGTTCCATGTTTGTATCTTTCTCAATGTATGAAGAGAGAAACTTAGATTATTGAGCATTCATCgaaattttttctaaattttGCATCAAAAGTAGCTATTTACAAATCAAACATAGTGTTCGTAATATACGCAAAACTTACTCTATTTTAACTGTATTCCAACTGTATTACATTTTCTGGTAGCTATTTTCTCAAATATTTCAAGTAATATACAGGTTTGTAATCATTTATACATTGTCATTTTCATTTTTCCCACTAGCTTAGTTGTGTGTTGTTTTGATCAAGGAAATGGAAGCCAAGTTAGATGTGACAGCATTCAGAATTTTATCAAGTTGAAGATGTGATGAAGTTACAAAATTTCTATTTGTATAATATAAGAACATTCAAGTACTTATGTTGGCACTTATCACACCTAACTAATAACCAACTTCAAAATAACTAATTACAAGATTAATGACTAACAACTATCTGTTACTAACTAATCACATAATAAGATATGAGCAACTTGGGTAAATGGACGTACAAGTTCAATTGCGACTAAATTTGAAGGATATGCTATTGTGATTTTTGTGGAAATGAAATGAACCTACCTCAGTGACTTGTACATCTCTGAAAAAGAACTGAGGCTCGATAAGTTTATAGAATTCTCTGATCTCGAgtttattaatttatagaggttTAACTGTACAATTTCTAAAACTGCAGTTGATAAACTGCGACAAGGCTATAGGTAAGAGGCACGAAATGCAATTCACCTTATATTTTACTACTTAGTGGTTGCTCATAAATTCCTTGTTTCAAAAAGTTTATTTCTTCAATCTCTATCCTTGCATGAAAAGGTTGATGGGATGGAAGGATGTCTGCAGTTGTAGTGTAAACCTTTGGCCTGTTCTTCTGCATTCAGTCTTCTCGTTCTTATGGGTTCGGGTTGATCCTTTCTTGCCAAAGCAGACTACTGGTCCTCTTTTTAAGCATTGTGGAGAAGAATGCTGGTCATTCAGAAAGGATTTTGTTTATTGATCTCCGATGGCACCTATTCATGTTCCAAATTTTTTGATACTGTAAGAAAAATGATTAGCAGGCTTGTCTAGTGTGGTTTTGGAAAATTGTTTAGAGTAATTAACATTGTAAAGACATGGATTGAAAGTTGTTTACAATAAATTTGATGGGAGTTGACATGTAACCTGGCTAGGAAAACTGCGTAAtcattttattcatttttatcAATGATTATCAAGGCACAAGTGATGCCACTTGATCGTCTTTCACATTTACAAGATTGTGGTGGTAGCTTAAGAATATCATCTACATCTAAAACCTTTGAAATTCTACTTGGATTCATACAACTGAACACTGTTTGGTTCAGTCATGCAAGTCTGAGCTCTTCCTGATAGTTCTTGAGCCACAGAACGCATAGTAGGCCGTGAATCTGGTGTGGAACGTGTACAAGCTAGCGCTGCTCTAACAACAAATTTCACCTCCTCTTCCATACTCTCTGTCGGAGGTGGAAGCCGTTTGTCAAGTAAAGCCTTTGAAGCAAAGTCTTGATCACTGGACAAAGTCGAAAGCAAATCCCCAGGGTGTCTTCCCATCATTACCTCCAATGCTACAATCCCAAAGCTATAAACATCGGATTTAGCAGTGACTAGCATACTTAAGGCAAGTTCTGCACATGGAAAACACATATGTGTGTTAACAATACATGCATTTAGCATTGGTGGATATAACACATAATAACGAGATGAAAGATATGTACCTGGTGCCATGTAGCCATAAGACCCTGCAACACTTGTCCAGTTTGATGATTCAGTACTCAACAACCTTGCAGTGCCAAAATCTGAGAGCCGAGGCTCTAGTTCTGACTCGAGCAAGATATTATTCAGTGATACATCTCTATGCACAATAGGTGGAGAACAATCATGATGCAAGTAAGAAAGTGCATGAGCCAATCCTGTAACAATCCTCACTCTGCTTTCCCAACTTAAATCAACCCCCTTGTCACTATACAACAACTTCCCCAAGCTACCTCTCTCGACAAATTCATATGCTAAGTAAAGGCAATTGTCCCTGGAACAGAATCCGTGGAGTTTGATGATATTACGGTGCCTAACTTCTGTCAAGGTTCGAATCTCATTCTCAAAGCTCCATCGATTTTTTGTTGTAGCATCACTAGAATCTGTTATGTTGAGCCTTTTAACGGCTACAATCTCTCCATTAAACAATTTGGCCTTGTACACAGTTCCAAATCCTCCTTTTCCAATGCAGTACCTTTCATTGAAGTCTTCAGTGGCCTTCACTATATCTCCAAATGtaaactttccttttctttcccAAATTAGAGACTCAAATTTCTCTGATGTGATAGTCTCTACATCACTTCTCTTGCTTTTCTTTCGACACATAAAACATCCAACAAAGAAAATAGTCCCAAAAACTAGGAGGCTGACCACTGCAACAACGACCCCGATGATAATTTTTGTACTGGAATTAGATTTTTTGGATGACTTGAAAGAAGTAGACTGACACGGGGACAAGCCATTTGCATCTCCACACAAAAGTGAGTTCCCATTAAAAAAATTCTTAACTTGTTGTTGGAGCAATGGTATAGGCCCAGAAAAGTTATTGTAAGATAAATCAATCAATTGCAAACTTGACATATCAGTAAATAACGAAGGAAAAATTCCACCTGACAGAAGATTATGTGAAAGATTTAAATTCTCCAAAAACTTCAGTTTACCTATGTTAGAAGGGATGTTTCCCGAAAGTGAATTGCTACTTAGGTCCAAATTTATTTGCAACTGACCCAAATTGCCAAGCTCAGATGGAATCTCTTCTGAAAAATCGTTCTGTCTTAAGTTCAAGCTCAACAAGCTCTCACAGTTCCCAAGCTCTTTAGGAATGCTTCCGTTCATTTTATTCGTAGACAAATCAAGTTGGTTGAGCTTTGATAGTTTGCCTACACTCTGGGGAATGTCTCCGGTCAAATGATTATTGCTCAAGTTGAGTTTCAACAACAGGACCAAATTTCCCAattcagctggaatctcacctGTCAACTCATTTGAATCCAGATGCAAAACTTGCAAATTCTTTAAATTTCCAAGCTCAGCAGGGACTGCACCTGAAATTTTGTTTCTCGACATCTCTATGTTTGTAAGACTTTCACATTTTCCCCACTGGGGTGAGAGTTCACCTGTAAACTTATTTCCATTGAGAGTAATGAAAACAAGATTTGGATGAATACCAAATGCTTCTGAAATTTTTCCAGAAAACTCATTCTCATCGAGACGGACTCTACTCAGTTGAGAGCAGTTTCTCAGGCACCTAGGCAAAGGCCCGGAAAAAATGTTTCTATTCACTGACAACCTTTGAAGGGCCAAACCACTACACAATCCTTCTGGCAATTCCCCGGAAAAGCTGTTGTTGGAAAAGCCAATATAAGACAAATCGAGACTCTGTTTCCCGAAGTCCTTTGGAATGCTTCCAGAAAAATTATTGGTAAAAACAGAAAATGTCTGCAACATACTTAATTTAGCAATAGAATCAGGCAACTGTCCATGCAACTGATTGGTGTTGAGATCGAGAATTTCCAGCAATGATAAGTTTCCAATCTCAGGTGGAATGGTTCCGGTAAGATTATTGAAGTGCAAATGTAAGAGTACCAAACTAGAAAGGTTCCCAATTGTTGCAGGAATTGAATCTGCTAGTTGGTTTCCTGACAGGTCTAATTTTAAAAGCTGTTGCAAGTTCCCAATCTCTTTTGGGATTGGTCCTGTGAGATTATTGTCAAACAGATATAGGTAGGTAAGATTTGTCAACATACCAATCTCTGGAGGAATAATACCAACGAAGCTATTGTTTTGAAGCTGCAGTGACGTTAACTCAGTCCAGTTGCTTATGAATTGAGGTAAGAGCTCACCGGACAAAAAATTATTTGATAGTCCTAATTCAGAAATCTTTGTAAGATTTGTTAAGGACAAAGGCAAAGGGCCTGTAAGTGAATTCACAGCTAGTGCCAAGAAGTTTAGCTTGTTGCACATTCCAAGCTCAGGAGGTATACTAGAGTTCAAATAGTTTGAATCGAGATAAAGTTTTTGAAGCTTTGTAAGTTGGCCTATAGAAGAAGGGATGTTTCCACCGAATGAATTGTTATATAACTCAACAACTTGAAGATCACGTAGAAGACCTATACTATCAGGAATAGTCCCTGATAACTTATTTCTTCCAAGATGAAGTTCTTTTAGGTTGGAAAGCTTGGAAATATTTCTTGGCAATGGGCCTTCAAATAAATTATCATTAAGATTTAGGAATTCAAGATTACCCAAATTGGTGAACAATGATTCAGGTATAGAGCCTGTCAACATATTCTGTGACAAATCAAGAAAGGTCAAGTTCCTGGAACTAAATACAAAAGTTGGGAATTCTAAATCAAGGGAATTGTAGTATAAGTTGAGGTGCGTCAGAAATGGCATGTCCAAAAACATAGACCAATTTGCATTAGCCAAGTAGTTTGATCCTAAGTCTAAATGTTGCAATTTTTGAAGATGACTAATTTGGTAAGGAATGGTACCGTTAAGATAGTTGTCGTTGAAGCTCAGGTACTCAAGTTGTGTTAAATTTTCAATCTCTACAGGTATAATATCTGAAAAGAGGTTGCTGCTCATATCCAAGGAAGTGACGTTTGGAAATGAAGAGAAATTAAAGCGAGCAAGTGTGCCATTGAGTTCTTGACCAGAAATGTTGAGCTCCGAAACAGTTCCTGCAGCATTGCAGGTAATGCCAGTCCAGTTACAGAGGTTTCTGAGGTTGCTCAGGGACCAAGAATCGAGAGAAGCCGACGGTAATAAACTGTTCTTCCATTTGACAAGAGCTTCTGCCTCAGTTCTTGGTGATGATGTTATATTTTGTGGAAGTATAGAAATGAAAAGAACATGAAACAgtagaagaacaagaggtttGTGAAATATAGCCATTTCTTTATAAGTTTGGTTGCTTACTTGATCATATAGTTCCTTTGTGATTTAGTAACATATAATGGGATCTATAGTAGTTTAATGAATTTAGTCCCACATAAATAGACTCAAACACACAGTTCCACAAAAACTAAGACAAAAGCCAAATTGTATGAGAGATGAAGCAGGGAGGAAAACACAAAATAAGCTGACTTTGACTATTCTTGTTAGCTTAGCTAATTGCCAGAATGACCATTGCATTATTTTGGCATAACATATAAAAAGGGTTAGGTTAGAGATGAGTAAGGTTCTTCAAGATATTCAGTCCTCACATGTGAATAGGGACCAGATTTTTCTATCCACTTGacaattataattttttttccaGGAAATTTTTAGAGTTGAATATAGGAGAGATCATTCATTCATAAAGTTGAATATAGCTTCCTAGATAAAATGTCAACAAAAAACTTTTCTTTATAGCTCCTCTAGATCAGCATGTGAAGCCAAAACTTTCACCAACATATATATTCCTTATAATTTTTATGCAACTAATATTCTGAATATGGTTAAAGATTCAAGACTATTTAAATTCAGACAAATAATTATACAGACTACTCACATCAATATGCTCGGCAAGATCAAATCTTTCTCAAAATTGCAGATTTAGCAGTCAGATATGATTTACGAATTCGGTGACTTCAAAAAAAGGATCAAATTCGATAAATGGTTTAATATTTCAGACTCGAGAGAGGAATAGCATAAAGCCAATCAATATACAACTTTTTAGAATATGAAAATAAACTAAATCATGGAGCACGTATTTGAAAATTACCCAAACCTGACATCAGTGTAGCTATTATATTAACTTGATCACTTTCATTTTCGCACTGACTTTGTTTTGTATTAAGTCAACTGAAAAAATGGTTCAGTAAGATGTGACAATATTTAGAATCTAACCAAGTTGAAGATGCGATAGAGACTTGtacatatttaaaatatattaagtACTCCTAATGATCTCGGATGTTACCTAACCTTAATTAGCAACCTTTAATTACAAGTGTGACTTGTAAGTTGTAAGCACAACTGAACTAGGTGGTTAACAAGGGATACACAACTCTTCCAAAACATTTCAAAGATCATCAGAATTCACTGAATGGATCATATCGCGTACTTGACTAGTCGTCTTAATCCTGATCTCTTGCGTCTCTATTCTCCATTTGAGCTACTAAATGTAGTCTGCAAAATTTGAATAACATTAAATGACCAATTGTTTTAAGGAAGGACCGGTTGTATTTAGCTTGAATAATTTAGATTTGCAGTTTCCTCTGCCCATTTGTCAAATATGCATTTTACCCCACAATTGGcctaatttcaaattttcttgtAGAATATAAAGATCATTCGTTTATGAGATTGAAGAGTCAACACAAAATACATCCTTATGTATAGCTCTTAGATTCTATCATCCAGTTATCAAAGTTAAGACTTTTACAAATCCTAATTTCCTTCCATATTTATATCACTGTTTAAATGTGAAAATGGAGCCTTGATTTTTTGTTACTCTTTTGATAATTTCTCAATTTGACACATATTATTGTATACAAAAATTTTGTGAACATTATTAATTAAGGGACACCTAATGCATCGAGTTTTGATGAGATTAATATTTCTAATATTCAAGAGAACTGCAGGAATTTTAGTGTTACGATATAAAACGCAAAAACTTCAATCTAACAAGGGACAGGGTATCTGATTTCTCAAGTTATATTCTGTTTCTACAGATGACAATCTGATCTCCTGTATTTACACATTTTTTTATTAACATTTCTTGTATCTTCCATGTCAAATTATATGACTAAAATATCGACATAAATAAATCATGCTATGCGTGACTTAATCTCTTAGTACGAGAACAGAACATAAGTTATCTCCTAGGCTACTCGTACATTATCTTCAAACTTTTCAATAGCTTAAGTTGTGTTTTGCGTTGTAGTCTGACTACAAGTGACAGGCTAAATGAATACATGTATTAACAGATTCTCACATATACTGTCAGTGTGACTCAAGTGACAGGCTATTTGAGTTTATAAACAAAATCCCACCTGTTGGTCCTTGTTTTTCTACACGACAAACTATTAGATATTATGAAAAGTTTATGCATTACAAAAATTGTGATTTACATGACAGACTACAGGACACACATGGCCATAGGACTTAAAACTTGCCCACAGGATTGACAGACTACATATAATGAGAATTATGTGAACTAGAAGTATTGTAACTTGACAAACCTCTTCTGTGCTTCGTGGATCTTCTTATAAACTTTTCCTGAGCCCTTTCAATGAATCTCACAAACCGCCAAGGCTTACCAGTTTTGAAAACAATATATCCTGTTGACAATCCACACACCAATCCACATCCATAACCTATTAGGATCATCTCCCAGTCGAACCAATTGTCATCACCGTCACCATTATAATGATTATCATCTTCAGCTTCTCGTATTGATGACTCATCGTTTCTGCATTTCCTTGTCAAAGGAACTCCACATAAGGCCAAGTTATCTAGGTATGAATCATTGCTGAAAGTGTCAAATTGCCTTGCATGTGGAATTTCACCAAAAAGATTGTTTTCTGACAGATTCAAGGCTGAAAGAAAAGTCAAACTAGTCAATTCCCTTGGTATTGTACCTGTCAATTGGTTTGAGGAGAGATCTAAAGATTCTAGAAGGCCTAAATCTCCCAGCAAGAAAGGGATATTTCCTGTAAGGCTGTTATGAGATAAGTTGAGCACCCTGAGTGATTTAAGTTCTCCAATGACCTCTGAAACTTCTCCACTAAAATTGTTGCTTGATAAATCTATACTTGTGTAAATATTTAGAATTCTTTTCACTTCTAACTCATTTCCTTTGATAATTAATGAAACAGAAGCTTCATAATATGAACCCCTGTTAATTGCAGTCAGATCAACAAGTGTATTTGAATTAAACATTGATTTGAAGTTGCCGAAAAAATTAATTGGCAGGTTGCCCCTGAGTTGATTGTGAGAGAGATCCATGATCCGCAACTTGGGGAATGTAAGTTCTGTCTTGCTAACACTTAACTCACCATAAATTCTATTTGATCGCAAAATAAGAATTTGTAGCTTTGGGAGAGAAACTAGCCATGAAGGAAATGTGTCACTCATTTTGT carries:
- the LOC141693539 gene encoding uncharacterized protein LOC141693539 codes for the protein MAIFHKPLVLLLFHVLFISILPQNITSSPRTEAEALVKWKNSLLPSASLDSWSLSNLRNLCNWTGITCNAAGTVSELNISGQELNGTLARFNFSSFPNVTSLDMSSNLFSDIIPVEIENLTQLEYLSFNDNYLNGTIPYQISHLQKLQHLDLGSNYLANANWSMFLDMPFLTHLNLYYNSLDLEFPTFVFSSRNLTFLDLSQNMLTGSIPESLFTNLGNLEFLNLNDNLFEGPLPRNISKLSNLKELHLGRNKLSGTIPDSIGLLRDLQVVELYNNSFGGNIPSSIGQLTKLQKLYLDSNYLNSSIPPELGMCNKLNFLALAVNSLTGPLPLSLTNLTKISELGLSNNFLSGELLPQFISNWTELTSLQLQNNSFVGIIPPEIGMLTNLTYLYLFDNNLTGPIPKEIGNLQQLLKLDLSGNQLADSIPATIGNLSSLVLLHLHFNNLTGTIPPEIGNLSLLEILDLNTNQLHGQLPDSIAKLSMLQTFSVFTNNFSGSIPKDFGKQSLDLSYIGFSNNSFSGELPEGLCSGLALQRLSVNRNIFSGPLPRCLRNCSQLSRVRLDENEFSGKISEAFGIHPNLVFITLNGNKFTGELSPQWGKCESLTNIEMSRNKISGAVPAELGNLKNLQVLHLDSNELTGEIPAELGNLVLLLKLNLSNNHLTGDIPQSVGKLSKLNQLDLSTNKMNGSIPKELGNCESLLSLNLRQNDFSEEIPSELGNLGQLQINLDLSSNSLSGNIPSNIGKLKFLENLNLSHNLLSGGIFPSLFTDMSSLQLIDLSYNNFSGPIPLLQQQVKNFFNGNSLLCGDANGLSPCQSTSFKSSKKSNSSTKIIIGVVVAVVSLLVFGTIFFVGCFMCRKKSKRSDVETITSEKFESLIWERKGKFTFGDIVKATEDFNERYCIGKGGFGTVYKAKLFNGEIVAVKRLNITDSSDATTKNRWSFENEIRTLTEVRHRNIIKLHGFCSRDNCLYLAYEFVERGSLGKLLYSDKGVDLSWESRVRIVTGLAHALSYLHHDCSPPIVHRDVSLNNILLESELEPRLSDFGTARLLSTESSNWTSVAGSYGYMAPELALSMLVTAKSDVYSFGIVALEVMMGRHPGDLLSTLSSDQDFASKALLDKRLPPPTESMEEEVKFVVRAALACTRSTPDSRPTMRSVAQELSGRAQTCMTEPNSVQLYESK
- the LOC141693517 gene encoding uncharacterized protein LOC141693517, with amino-acid sequence MGIAHKPLVLLLFHVLFIPILPLYVISSPTSEAEALVKWKNSLSPSSSLDSWSLNNRKNLCKWNGITCNIAGWVSKLNISNQKLTGSLAHFSFSSFPKLTVLDLSSNNFSDSIPVDIGNLIQLQYLNFDDNYLNGTIPYQISHLQKLKFLDLGSNNLVDPNWSKFLDMPSLTHLNLYYNELSLEFPSFVISSRKLTILDLSQNKLSGYIPQSVFTHLDNLEVLSLTDNLFQGSLPKKISKLSKLKELRLGRNNFSGSIPYSIGRLHNLQFLELYNNSFEGNIPSSIGQLRKLQTLDLDENYLNSSIPSELGLCTRLPFLALAVNMLTGTLPLSLSNLRQISELGLSDNFLSGELSPHFISNWTMLTSLQIQHNSFTGNIPPEIGLLTNLTYLYLYGNDLTGPIPSEIGNLKDLLELDLSGNNLAGSIPESVGKLTKLVTLNLFYNNLSGAIPPEIGKLSLLETLALNNNQLYGEVPDSIADLSNLQMLIFSSNNLSGSIPKNLGKNSPHLSGIGFSDNSFSGALPEGLCSGFAFEVLSVYSNSFSGALPMCLRKCSKLNRVHLDDNQFSGNVSEAFDFHPNLVFISLSGNKFTGELSAHWGKCKELANIEMSRNKISGAVPAELGNLKKLQALLLDSNELTGEIPIELGNSVSLLKLNFRNNRLNGNIPQSLGKLSNLQFLDLSTNKLKGSIPKELGNCESLLSLNLGQNCFSKEIPSELGNLTRLQSILDLSSNSLSGTIPSNLGNSKFLENFNLSHNHLTGRIFPSLSTDMSSLQMIDFSYNNLSGPIPLFQKEVEEFFMGNSLLCGDAKGLSPCVSAAFK